Proteins encoded within one genomic window of Dyadobacter chenhuakuii:
- a CDS encoding TolB family protein, which translates to MKRYIALVLLMQSCWPIQPGSRKNGEFLNDVVRLDEFNSEFDDYNSDLPYNKSGHTYLTFSSKRDRKNVFNLVSFPAQFTYDKRLGLEKYNPGGVQYDSFVDKGALEGMINRANGTFNVFGPKTLKFGYDIQSDYTKRNFFLFYADDSEGDMQIRYFLNDDKGISGPFNFDILNSKKDDGYPSFSYAGDKIYFSSNRDGNFDIYELSIPRKEGEQVTPESLLHPESYKLRKVEELSSPGDDKCPYFQDGMMVFVSDRSGGFGGSDVYYAKLDGEKWSEPVNAGQRINSANNEYRPILPAQMHFNYPLMIFSSDRPGGKGGFDLYMSGLTKQ; encoded by the coding sequence ATGAAAAGATATATCGCCCTGGTTTTGTTGATGCAAAGTTGCTGGCCGATCCAACCGGGCAGCAGAAAGAATGGTGAATTTTTGAATGATGTGGTTCGTCTGGACGAATTCAATTCTGAATTCGACGACTATAATTCCGATCTTCCCTATAATAAATCCGGACATACTTACCTGACATTTTCCTCTAAACGGGACAGAAAGAATGTGTTTAACCTCGTCAGTTTTCCGGCGCAGTTTACGTACGACAAACGTCTAGGTCTGGAAAAATATAATCCGGGCGGCGTTCAATATGACAGTTTTGTGGACAAAGGTGCCCTTGAAGGCATGATTAACAGGGCAAACGGCACTTTTAATGTGTTCGGGCCAAAGACATTGAAATTCGGATATGACATTCAGAGTGATTATACGAAAAGAAATTTTTTTCTCTTCTACGCAGACGATTCGGAAGGGGATATGCAGATCAGATATTTTTTAAATGACGATAAAGGGATCTCAGGGCCATTCAACTTTGATATTTTAAATTCCAAAAAGGACGATGGTTATCCCAGCTTTTCATATGCAGGCGACAAGATCTATTTCAGCTCCAACCGGGATGGTAACTTCGACATTTACGAGCTAAGTATACCAAGAAAGGAAGGTGAACAGGTTACACCGGAAAGTTTGCTGCACCCTGAATCTTACAAATTGCGGAAGGTAGAAGAGCTTTCAAGCCCTGGCGATGATAAATGTCCGTATTTTCAGGATGGTATGATGGTTTTTGTGTCGGACCGCTCTGGTGGTTTTGGAGGATCTGATGTTTACTATGCGAAGCTTGATGGCGAAAAATGGAGTGAGCCGGTTAATGCAGGTCAGCGAATAAATAGCGCCAACAATGAATACAGGCCCATTCTTCCAGCTCAAATGCATTTCAATTATCCCCTTATGATTTTTTCCTCCGACAGGCCTGGCGGCAAAGGCGGTTTTGATCTTTACATGTCGGGATTGACTAAGCAGTAG
- a CDS encoding dihydrofolate reductase family protein: MRKIIAAINMTLDGFCDHTAVSPDEAVHDHYGELLKSAGVALYGRKTYLLMEFWKDLAEHPSGEKSMDDFALQMDAIPKVVFSRTLQHVDWKSAKVAARDLETEALALREEDGRDILVGSRSLIIGLLNLGLVDEFQLMVHPVVARKGLPLFEELADGVILKLTKTQTFASGAILLYYAPSKES; encoded by the coding sequence ATGAGAAAGATAATCGCCGCTATCAATATGACGTTGGATGGTTTTTGCGACCATACGGCGGTTTCCCCGGATGAAGCAGTGCACGATCATTATGGAGAGCTTCTGAAAAGCGCCGGTGTTGCATTGTACGGCCGGAAAACTTATCTGCTGATGGAATTCTGGAAGGACCTGGCAGAACATCCGAGCGGGGAAAAATCGATGGATGATTTTGCACTGCAAATGGATGCGATCCCCAAAGTTGTATTTTCCAGAACATTGCAGCATGTGGATTGGAAAAGCGCAAAAGTCGCTGCCCGCGATCTGGAAACCGAAGCGCTGGCGCTCCGGGAGGAAGACGGCCGCGATATTCTGGTTGGCAGCCGCAGCCTGATCATCGGCTTGCTGAACCTAGGCCTCGTAGACGAATTCCAGCTGATGGTCCACCCGGTTGTTGCACGAAAAGGGCTGCCTCTTTTTGAAGAACTGGCCGACGGGGTTATTTTAAAATTGACAAAAACCCAGACATTTGCCAGCGGTGCGATATTACTTTACTACGCTCCATCGAAGGAATCATAG
- a CDS encoding DedA family protein, translated as MTSLIEKFIDQASYIAIFLLMLLENVFPPLPSEIILSISGITAAQGEMNPFFAVLSATSGSLAGAGFWYWVGNKVGHDRLEKWVSRNGMWIGLSDESYQKALRFFHRHSTAAVFWGRMVPTFRTFISIPAGLVKMKLTKFLIYTFIGTLTWSSLVFFIAYYFGNKYQSAFDTVGKVFNIIFAGLLLFYVVKVIRSWVQKRRK; from the coding sequence ATGACTTCCCTGATTGAGAAATTTATTGATCAAGCCAGTTACATTGCCATTTTTCTTCTCATGCTCCTGGAAAATGTTTTCCCGCCTTTGCCGTCGGAAATTATCTTGTCTATCAGCGGTATAACCGCAGCTCAGGGTGAAATGAATCCGTTCTTTGCCGTTCTTTCCGCTACATCAGGCTCCCTGGCGGGAGCGGGGTTCTGGTATTGGGTTGGGAATAAAGTGGGGCATGACCGTTTGGAAAAGTGGGTTAGCCGAAATGGCATGTGGATCGGTCTTTCGGACGAATCGTATCAAAAAGCGCTTCGGTTCTTCCACAGGCACTCTACCGCGGCTGTTTTCTGGGGAAGAATGGTGCCGACGTTCCGAACCTTCATTTCCATTCCGGCAGGGCTCGTCAAAATGAAACTTACAAAGTTCCTGATCTACACCTTCATCGGAACGCTCACCTGGTCGTCGCTCGTCTTTTTCATAGCCTATTATTTTGGCAACAAATACCAAAGCGCTTTTGATACGGTCGGGAAAGTTTTCAATATCATCTTTGCCGGACTGCTGCTGTTTTATGTCGTAAAAGTTATCCGGAGCTGGGTTCAGAAGAGGCGCAAGTGA